In a genomic window of Nodosilinea sp. E11:
- the tpiA gene encoding triose-phosphate isomerase has product MRKIVIAGNWKMYKTQGETLDFLRHFLGQLTETPDGREIVLCAPFTALGALSKSLHGARIKVGAQNIHWMPEGAFTGEISGDMLRELGVRFVIVGHSERRQYFADTDETVNLRLKAAQKCGLTPILCVGETKTQRDAGETEAVIATQIEQGLVDVDQNNLIIAYEPIWAIGTGDTCEAVDANQVIGGIRKLLKNPDVTIQYGGSVKPSNVDELMAQPEIDGALVGGASLEPDSFARIVNFQ; this is encoded by the coding sequence GTGCGAAAAATTGTAATTGCTGGCAACTGGAAAATGTATAAGACCCAGGGCGAAACCCTGGATTTTCTGCGTCATTTCCTGGGGCAACTGACCGAGACCCCAGACGGGCGCGAAATAGTGCTATGTGCGCCGTTTACGGCTCTGGGGGCACTGTCTAAGAGTCTGCACGGAGCCAGAATTAAGGTGGGTGCTCAAAATATTCACTGGATGCCTGAAGGTGCCTTTACCGGCGAAATCTCTGGGGATATGCTGCGGGAGCTAGGGGTGCGCTTCGTGATTGTGGGCCACAGCGAACGCCGTCAATATTTTGCTGACACCGACGAGACGGTGAATCTGCGCTTGAAAGCGGCACAAAAGTGCGGCCTGACGCCGATCTTGTGCGTGGGTGAGACCAAGACCCAGCGCGATGCGGGAGAAACAGAAGCGGTGATTGCCACCCAGATTGAGCAAGGCCTGGTCGATGTCGATCAAAACAACTTGATTATTGCCTACGAGCCCATTTGGGCGATTGGTACTGGCGACACCTGCGAAGCGGTTGATGCCAACCAGGTGATTGGCGGCATTCGCAAGCTGCTGAAAAACCCTGATGTCACCATTCAGTACGGCGGTTCGGTTAAACCCAGCAACGTCGATGAGTTGATGGCTCAGCCTGAGATCGACGGGGCCTTGGTGGGCGGTGCTAGCTTGGAACCCGATAGCTTTGCTCGGATTGTCAACTTTCAGTGA